Proteins from a single region of Seriola aureovittata isolate HTS-2021-v1 ecotype China chromosome 9, ASM2101889v1, whole genome shotgun sequence:
- the hoxc1a gene encoding homeobox protein Hox-C1a → MTSYQELTAEGESSPLFTGCCRAKEVINRDLGGRTHPELASRDEEGKLEMEVASGFNSPHPRYLTLSNTLTLCTSSDSPPPPPPPPPPPPPPLPPCETLEGFSTPACPHSSRVPWRCRAQGQGSPGRGYCASNISETRLSDFGSHKEQFHIYSHNGPEIHVAVGSSAGSDCIVADVDERSKTFEWMRVKRSQHRAARTHMTCGFSIVGSGVGAVEAGGGSSSSSSGGGGSSSSSICTDGHPTVNGAPRTSFSTKQLTELEKEFHFNKYLTRARRVEVASALQLSETQVKVWFQNRRMKQKKLHRDGLLCDPGPAAPHSHADTVDTCPSPGPSSPKHLPLNS, encoded by the exons ATGACTTCCTATCAAGAGTTAACGGCCGAAGGGGAGAGTAGCCCTCTGTTCACGGGCTGCTGCCGAGCAAAAGAGGTCATAAACCGGGACCTGGGCGGCAGGACTCATCCTGAACTCGCCAGTCGTGATGAGGAGGGAAAACTGGAGATGGAAGTTGCCTCAGGATTTAATTCTCCGCATCCCCGGTACCTAACTCTCTCCAACACTTTGACTCTGTGCACCTCTTCGGACagccctcctccacctcctcctcctcctcctcctccacctcctcctcttccaccgTGTGAGACTCTCGAGGGCTTCTCGACACCGGCCTGCCCCCACTCGTCCCGTGTCCCCTGGCGGTGCAGGGCGCAGGGGCAGGGCTCTCCAGGACGCGGATACTGTGCGTCAAATATCAGCGAGACGCGACTCTCCGACTTTGGGTCACATAAAGAGCAATTCCACATCTACTCTCACAATGGCCCCGAGATTCACGTCGCCGTGGGGAGTTCAGCCGGCTCGGACTGTATCGTGGCTGATGTGGATGAAAGGAGTAAAACTTTTGAGTGGATGAGAGTGAAGAGGAGTCAACACCGGGCGG CCAGGACGCACATGACCTGTGGGTTCAGTATTGTTGGCTCGGGAGTTGGTGCTGTGGAGGctggaggaggcagcagcagcagcagcagcggcggcggcggcagcagcagcagcagcatctgcacGGATGGCCATCCCACGGTGAACGGGGCCCCGAGGACCAGCTTCAGCACTAAACAGCTGACCGAGCTGGAGAAGGAGTTCCACTTCAACAAGTACCTGACGCGGGCCAGGCGGGTGGAGGTCGCCAGCGCCCTGCAGCTCAGCGAGACGCAGGTGAAAGTTTGGTTTCAGAACAGACGCATGAAGCAGAAGAAATTACATAGAGACGGGCTGCTCTGCGACCCGGGGCCCGCGGCTCCGCACTCGCACGCCGACACTGTGGACACCTGCCCCTCTCCTGGACCGAGCTCGCCAAAACACCTGCCCCTGAACTCGTGA